The following coding sequences are from one Streptomyces sp. V3I7 window:
- a CDS encoding MupA/Atu3671 family FMN-dependent luciferase-like monooxygenase encodes MSELSQRLQKLTPEQRKRLSENLRRREASPTAEPVGASQPKHVLLPKRQSLYFFASASAHAAADYYPLVLEAAKQADQAGLHAIWLPERHFVDFGGFSPNPAVLGAAVAVSTERLGIRAGSVAAPLQHPARITEDWALVDNLSGGRAGVSFASGWHPDDFVLAREDYADRREVTARTIEHVRAHWRGEAVSYPTTAGGKAEVRTQPRPVQAELPVWLTAAGNPATFEAAGRAGYGIMTALLGQTLKALRENVARYRAAWRAAGHEGDGDVVVMAHSYVSDRPDLEEFLRPAMHAYLRSFRSQTTESEQDEEVLLESAYLDFLQGPSLLGTPDKARAVLAELRDAGADEVGHLVDFGLPAADVLAGLPQLLALSADPDPTQAQTAEDPQEQQDPQGVRA; translated from the coding sequence ATGAGCGAGCTGTCCCAGCGCCTGCAGAAGCTCACCCCCGAGCAGCGCAAGCGCCTGAGCGAGAACCTGCGCCGCCGCGAGGCGAGCCCCACGGCCGAGCCCGTCGGCGCGTCGCAGCCCAAGCACGTGCTGCTCCCCAAGCGGCAGAGCCTGTACTTCTTCGCGAGCGCCAGCGCGCACGCGGCCGCCGACTACTACCCGCTGGTCTTGGAGGCCGCCAAGCAGGCGGACCAGGCCGGATTGCACGCGATCTGGCTGCCCGAGCGGCACTTCGTGGACTTCGGCGGGTTCTCGCCCAACCCCGCCGTCCTCGGCGCCGCCGTCGCCGTGTCCACCGAGCGGCTCGGCATCCGTGCGGGCAGCGTGGCCGCACCGCTGCAGCACCCGGCGCGGATCACCGAGGACTGGGCACTGGTCGACAACCTCTCCGGCGGCCGCGCCGGTGTCTCCTTCGCCAGCGGCTGGCACCCGGACGACTTCGTCCTGGCCCGTGAGGACTACGCAGACCGGCGCGAGGTCACCGCACGCACCATCGAGCACGTCCGCGCCCACTGGCGCGGCGAGGCCGTGAGCTACCCGACCACGGCGGGCGGCAAGGCCGAGGTACGCACCCAGCCTCGGCCCGTCCAGGCGGAGTTGCCGGTATGGCTCACCGCCGCGGGCAACCCCGCGACCTTCGAGGCGGCGGGCCGGGCGGGCTACGGCATCATGACCGCACTGCTCGGCCAGACGCTCAAGGCGCTGCGCGAGAACGTCGCCCGCTACCGCGCCGCCTGGCGGGCGGCCGGCCACGAAGGCGACGGCGACGTGGTCGTCATGGCGCACTCCTACGTCAGCGACCGGCCGGACCTCGAAGAGTTCCTGCGCCCCGCCATGCACGCCTACCTGCGGTCGTTCCGCAGCCAGACCACCGAGTCCGAGCAGGACGAGGAGGTCCTCCTGGAGAGCGCCTACCTCGACTTCCTGCAGGGGCCCTCCCTCCTCGGCACCCCGGACAAGGCCCGGGCGGTGCTGGCCGAACTGCGCGACGCGGGCGCCGACGAGGTCGGCCACCTCGTCGACTTCGGGCTCCCCGCGGCGGACGTCCTCGCGGGCCTGCCTCAGCTGCTCGCCCTCTCCGCCGACCCGGACCCGACGCAGGCCCAGACGGCCGAAGACCCGCAAGAGCAGCAGGACCCGCAAGGAGTGCGCGCATGA
- a CDS encoding condensation domain-containing protein, whose product MLAATVEGSVAVQDHREVPFGEIVEAAAPGRSVSHYPLLQTMLVQLNLGDSVLFRVPGADVYANAVPEGISSMDMTVAWWQVHGVMYGRIEYRTALFLPSTIERMARRLLQLVELFATSPDTPLRTRTVPPASPVASVFTTAADLGATAPVDGLERIERAWCAALGVPQARPEDVFFEVGGTSVLAVRLTHLLKAEGLPATLRDVFSNATLGALARVLLARDAQAAGEELHAPVGPLGPEQELLYEAGLERVESFAHTFVLQAKEPLDAARLEAAAKAVVAAHPGLATQFHTGPDGRRARTGAAWSWRVETPGADPRQVARAQRAAFDAERGELFAVSLIPGQPDTADADQVVISANHLVIDGMSWSVVVGDLARAYRGQSLILEPAGPLQYAAAVRDVDPAPQADYWSGRLAAVRPVDWGTPDPEPAARTRQFEVTVPLTGRSGPLRAEAFTAVARALRPYTAEVVVSTIGLGREPLPTLRGWDPARAVGYYSCPYPLHLPLTGASVHDDLASVATALGHVPDGGKTYGLLRCSVDAALRDRFAKLPAPRIVVNYLGALADPADASEGLFRGAGEFGAEAFDADDHARATAGVDVDVAVGIRGNQAVFRWLFAPARVAETTVRAAAARAAADLTALLESDGEPEHVPGITGVTEEQMDRLFAELSDVRAGLGDVSAGPGDVRTSAAGTRRQEQA is encoded by the coding sequence GTGCTCGCCGCCACCGTCGAGGGCTCCGTCGCCGTGCAGGACCACCGCGAGGTGCCCTTCGGAGAGATCGTGGAGGCGGCCGCACCCGGCCGCTCGGTGTCCCACTACCCGCTGCTGCAGACCATGCTGGTGCAGCTCAACCTCGGCGACTCCGTGCTGTTCCGGGTGCCGGGCGCCGACGTGTACGCCAACGCCGTCCCCGAGGGCATCTCCTCGATGGACATGACCGTGGCCTGGTGGCAGGTGCACGGGGTGATGTACGGGCGCATCGAGTACCGCACCGCCCTGTTCCTGCCCTCCACCATCGAGCGCATGGCCCGACGGCTGCTGCAGCTCGTGGAGCTCTTTGCGACCTCCCCCGACACCCCGCTGCGCACCCGCACCGTGCCGCCCGCCTCACCGGTGGCCTCCGTTTTCACGACGGCCGCAGACCTGGGCGCCACGGCGCCCGTGGACGGCCTGGAGCGCATCGAACGCGCCTGGTGCGCCGCCCTCGGGGTGCCCCAGGCCCGGCCCGAGGACGTGTTCTTCGAGGTCGGCGGCACCTCCGTGCTCGCGGTGCGGCTGACGCACCTGCTCAAGGCCGAGGGGCTGCCCGCCACCCTGAGAGACGTCTTCAGCAACGCGACCCTCGGCGCACTCGCCCGGGTGCTGCTCGCCCGCGACGCCCAGGCGGCCGGGGAGGAGCTGCACGCGCCGGTAGGGCCGCTCGGGCCCGAACAGGAGCTGCTGTACGAGGCCGGGCTCGAGCGGGTCGAGTCCTTCGCGCACACCTTCGTCCTGCAGGCAAAGGAGCCGCTGGACGCAGCCCGTCTGGAGGCCGCCGCCAAGGCGGTGGTCGCCGCGCACCCTGGCCTGGCCACGCAGTTCCACACCGGCCCGGACGGGCGGCGTGCCCGCACCGGCGCCGCCTGGTCCTGGCGCGTCGAGACGCCCGGTGCCGACCCCCGGCAGGTGGCCCGCGCCCAGCGCGCGGCCTTCGACGCGGAACGCGGCGAGCTCTTCGCCGTGAGCCTGATCCCTGGCCAGCCCGATACGGCAGATGCCGACCAAGTGGTGATCAGTGCGAACCACCTGGTGATCGACGGCATGTCCTGGAGTGTCGTCGTCGGCGACCTGGCCCGCGCCTACCGCGGCCAGAGCCTGATCCTCGAACCCGCGGGCCCACTGCAGTACGCGGCCGCCGTCCGGGACGTCGACCCGGCCCCGCAGGCCGACTACTGGAGCGGGCGCCTCGCCGCGGTCCGTCCTGTCGACTGGGGTACGCCCGACCCCGAACCGGCCGCGAGAACACGGCAGTTCGAGGTGACCGTGCCACTGACCGGTCGGTCAGGGCCGCTGCGGGCCGAGGCGTTCACCGCCGTCGCCCGCGCGCTGCGCCCGTACACCGCCGAGGTGGTGGTCTCCACCATCGGCCTGGGCCGCGAACCGCTGCCCACGCTGCGCGGCTGGGACCCGGCGCGCGCGGTCGGCTATTACTCCTGCCCCTACCCGCTGCACCTGCCGCTCACTGGCGCAAGCGTTCACGACGACCTTGCCTCGGTCGCCACCGCCCTGGGGCACGTCCCCGACGGCGGCAAGACCTACGGACTGCTGCGCTGCTCGGTCGACGCCGCGCTGCGCGACCGGTTCGCGAAGCTCCCTGCCCCCCGGATCGTCGTCAACTACCTCGGCGCGCTGGCCGACCCGGCCGACGCGAGCGAGGGACTGTTCCGCGGCGCGGGCGAGTTCGGCGCCGAAGCCTTCGACGCCGACGACCACGCGCGCGCCACCGCGGGGGTGGACGTCGACGTCGCCGTCGGCATCCGCGGCAACCAGGCCGTCTTCCGCTGGCTCTTCGCCCCGGCACGCGTCGCCGAGACCACCGTGCGCGCCGCCGCGGCACGCGCAGCCGCCGACCTCACGGCCCTGCTCGAGAGCGACGGCGAGCCGGAGCACGTCCCCGGCATCACCGGGGTGACGGAGGAGCAGATGGACCGGCTCTTCGCCGAACTCAGCGACGTACGAGCCGGACTCGGTGACGTATCGGCCGGACCCGGTGACGTACGCACGTCCGCGGCCGGCACCCGGCGGCAGGAGCAGGCGTGA